TCTCTTAACACCCACCAcactccattgacagaaaacCCTTTCTGCAAGATCATGCAGGCGAAAATATTCTAattatagcgtacacttaaacagATTTCTTGGgcgtctaaaatacattttgccgcccccgtccacagcaggacATCTCTTAGCTTCCTCCGAACTGCATCTCCTGTAGGTTACACTCAGACGATGCGTCTTCTGTGGCGCTGGAGGAGCTTTGTCTGTTAAACAGAGCTGTGGGATTTAATTAtgtttaccaggcagggaggaTCTAATCAAGATGCATTGTGGGTATTGTAGGTGTTTCGGCCTCTAATGCTTTTACGTTATGGAAGTGCAGTAACACATTTGTGGGGTTCCAGCGCTGGTTTGATGACATGGCTGTAACTATGATCACATCATACTGTACCTTGGGGCGTCAGAATAAGCACTTGGATCCATGGGGTCCATCTCATCATCTTTCCTCCCTATAAAAAggattaaatatatatgtaacatCCATTCATGTAAAAGAAATCCTCCGTTTGAAAGTGTTTGTTGTACGATACAGATGTAAACGTTACCTCTTTTGTTCTTGCTGTACGGTGCCGCGTCCTCTCTCCTCGGcttccttctgtctctgtccctcgcTTCGTCCCTCTCTCGCTCCcgctctttttctctttcccgCTCTCTGTCTATCTTCTCAAACGGCCTCTCGACTCTCTCAACTCTCTcaactctctcctcccctccctccgcTGAACAATAAAGACAAGAGTCACAAAAGAAACCAAAACTGCATTCTGAGATTATTTGCCATTTGGTGTGTTGAGGAAATGTTTAAAGCGCCGCACCTCTCATCTTCTTGGCAGATTTTGTCACCACTGTCGTCGGGTCATTTGGGGACAACCAGGCCACCAAGTCTGATTCCACATTCCAGTAATAAGGAAGACCGCTGAGGATGGAAGGAACACGTTTAATCATCTGTGATGAACTGTATATTCTGTCCCAAGCGCTCATGAGTCTAATGGCAGATTCTTTAAGGTACGGCAGCCTTTAATACTTCGTTAACCAATAGTCCCCgagataaatgcatttaattaacTTAACTAAATCCGGTGCGTCAGCGTCAGAATGAGGTTTATGTTCCTGTGTTTTAATCTCAGTTTTATAAACATGTGAGCAACAAACTAATGAGATATTACGGGACTTAAGGTGTTTAAGTGTACGTACCAGGCAGGGTCGAACACTTTGTACCAGTTCGGAGGCAGATTCTCCACCCTGGTGGCTTCATAATCTACGTTGTTGTCATCGTAATCTTCAGCAATAATCTCCTCATCTCCctctggaggagagaagaaaggttACATGACACGTGAAagactaaattaaaaaacaaaaggtaaacTGTTTTCTGATACCTTGGTCTGACGGTTTAACGATCCCTCTCTTGGCCAGGCGGGCCAGCAGCGCTGCAGGTAGAGGCATCCTGCAACAGAGACGAGGGAGGattagtgatgatgatgatgatgcaaaCCTTCATCCCTGACTTcagcagctgcaacacacagacgATGGCCTCTGTCCAAAAAGATTATACCCTCTCATCGAAATATAATGAAATCGATAGCAGAGCTTTATTGTAACTTATTTTCCAGTTTAACAATTGAATGACGTTCTCAGATACGTTTCTTCCTCCCTGTACCCGTCTTACCCTCGTCTTTTATTTCTGTAGAATGATTTTTTACCATATGTTAACCAGCATGCTTTTTTTTTGGCAATTCTGACCCACATCTGTGCAGCAGATATATGAGCAaaagggtcaaagttcaaggtacAATGTTAGGATGAAGCAGTTTGTCCTAACTTCATGCAACAGTACatacacaaaaggaaaacataagGACACAGTGTGTAGATAATGCACTACTAACACATGTCCTGTAGATCTCAGGAGCTCGCACAGGACACTGACCGAGACTCCTGACAGTTTAGTAAGATttggacattgtgtgtgtgcatgaacagGAATGCAGCCAGGTGAAGGGAGTCCAGCAGCCATGttgctgtgtgttactgtgtgttactgtgtgttactgtgtgttgctgtgtgttgctgtgtgttgctgtgtgttactgtgtgttgctgtgtgttactgtgtgttgctgtgtgttactgtgtgttactgtgtgttgctgtgtgttgctgtgtgttgctgtgtgttgctgtgtgttactgtgtgttgctgtgtgttgctgtgtgttactgtgtgttgctgtgtgttgctgtgtgttactgtgtgttgctgtgtgttactgtgtgttactgtgtgttgctgtgtgttgctgtgtgttactgtgtgttactgtgtgttgctgtgtgttactgtgtgttactgtgtgttgctgtgtgttactgtgtgttgctgtgtgttacTCCTGGATGAAGAACACACTTGTAGTTTCAGTCGGTCATTCTGCCTGCGAGCCTCCTGGTGAAACGTTAGCTTGTTTAGCTAGGCTACTTCTAGCTACTCACGTTTGGACAACGtcttatttataaataaagaacacattCTGCATTTAGAAATAAATCGCTTTGTGCTCGatataacatttaattcaataaaacaaCTGCACCGCCCGCTCAGTGAGTCCAGAGGCAGCACCGGGGGGATAAAAGCAACGCTTCGTAAACACCTCCAAAActacacagacagaaaaagatattatatattataaagagAACTTAACTAATGAATCCAACATTACCTTTATCTAAATGAAAATCGCCGAGCTGGTCTTCGAGGAGACTTCCCACAACAGCACACGTCGCGCACAATGATGACGTCGCACCGTTGTTCCCCTGACGACAACAAAGATGGAGGAATATGCCCGTGAACCCTGGTGAGATTAGTTTCACTGAATTGTTTTCATTTCCCTGTCGTTGTTTCTTCAACAGTGTTGACCTCCGACATGGTTTTGACTTTTTAATTGTCATGTTGACGTCACTGTCGGAGTGAGCGCGAGGCTCcgtgtgttagcatgttagcatgttagctcaGGGTGAACAGATCAAGCTTCTCAGGTGTTTTAAAGTGACAGCTTTAGGTAAATACAGCCTGAAATAAAGCACTAATATTACACTATTGTTAGAAATCCtgtattattgatgcattaaagtgtttactgtcagtgttttactatatgTGATGTTTCTGGATCAATATCACTTCTGtgtgcattttactgctgtagatgtttaaggttgtgctcaTTATACAGCAATgtatcatattctataagataaagataaagagtAAAATGTATTCTACTTCTATCCCTCACAATGAAGTAGGCTGTACAATAAGAtaagatacaaatacatgttcctgttacattaatgtgtgttacatgttcctgttacattaatgtgtgtgttacatgttcctgttacattaatgtgtgttacatgttcctgttacattaatgtgtgtgttacatgttcctgttacattaatgtgtgtgttacatgttcctgttacattaatgtgtgttacatgttcctgttacattaatgtgtgtgttacatgttcctgttacattaatgtgtgctacatgttcctgttacattaatgtgtgtgttacatgttcctgctgcattaatgtgtgtgttacatgttcctgttacattaatgtgtgtgttacatgttcctgttacattaatgtgtgttacatgttcctgttacattaatgtgtgtgttacatgttcctgttacattaatgtgtgtgttacatgttcctgttacattaatgtgtgttacatgttcctgttacattaatgtgtgcgttacatgttcctgttacattaatgtgtgtgttacatgttcctgttacattaatgtgtgtgttacatgttcctgttacattaatgtgtgttacatgttcctgttacattaatgtgtgtgttacatgttcctgttacattaatgtgtgtgttacatgttcctgttacattaatgtgtgtgttacatgttcctgttacattaatgtgtgtgttacatgttcctgctgcattaatgtgtgtgttacatgttcctgctgcattaatgtgtgtgttacatgttcctgttgcattaatgtgtgtgttacatgttcctgctgcattaatgtgtgtgttacatgttcctgttacattaatgtgtgtgttacatgttcctgttacattaatgtgtgtgttacatgttcctgttacattaatgtgtgtgttacatgttcctgttacattaatgtgtgtgttacatgttcctgttacattaatgtgtgtgttacatgttcctgttgcattaatgtgtgtgttacatgttcctgttgcattaatgtgtgtgttacatgttcctgttacattaatgtgtgtgttgcatgttcctgttacattaatgtgtgtgttacatgttcctgctgcattaatgtgtgtgttacatgttcctgttgcattaatgtgtgtgttacatgttcctgttacattaatatgtgtgttacatgttcctgttacattaatgtgtgtgttacatgttcctgttacattaatgtgtgtgttgcatgttcctgttacattaatgtgtgtgttgcatgttcctgttacattaatgtgtgtgttgcatgttcctgttacattaatgtgtgtgttgcatgttcctgttacattaatgtgtgtgttacatgttcctgttacattaatgtgtgtgttacatgttcctgttacattaatgtgtgtgttacatgttcctgttgcattaatgtgtgtgttacatgttcctgctgcattaatgtgtgtgttacatgttcctgttacattaatgtgtgtgttacatgttcctgttacattaatgtgtgtgttacgtgttcctgttacattaatgtgtgtgttacatgttcctgttacattaatgtgtgtgttacgtgttcctgttacattaatgtgtgtgttacatgttcctgttacattaatgtgtgtgttacatgttcctgttacattaatgtgtgtgttacatgttcctgttacattaatgtgtgtgttacatgttcccgttacattaatgtgtgtgttacatgttcctgttacattaatgtgtgtgttacatgttcctgctacattaatgtgtgtgttacatgttcccgttacattaatgtgtgtgttacatgttcccgttacattaatgtgtgtgttacatgttcccgttacattaatgtgtgtgttacatgttcccgttacattaatgtgtgtgttacatgttcccgttacattaatgtgtgtgttacatgttcccgttacattaatgtgtgtgttacatgttcccgttacattaatgtgtgtgttacatgttcctgctacattaatgtgtgtgttacatgttcctgttacattaatgtgtgtgttacatgttcctgttacattaatgtgtgtgttacatgttcctgttacattaatgtgtgtgttacatgttcctgctacattaatgtgtgtgttacatgttcctgttacattaatgtgtgtgttacatgttcctgttacattaatgtgtgtgttacatgttcctgctacattaatgtgtgtgttacatgttcctgttacattaatgtgtgtgttacatgttcctgttacattaatgtgtgtgttctctcactTCCTCCCTGCAGTCCCTGGAGGGTGGTGGACGACTGTGGAGGGGCTTTCACTATGGGGGTAATTGGAGGAGGAGTGTTCCAGGCGGTAAAAGGCTTCCGTAATGCCCCTGCAGTGAGTTCACCACATAaagatgattatttttattattattattttctccatgTCTTAAAGGAATTCATCAGTGCTCTGATGTTTCAGGGTGTCGGACACAGACTGAGAGGAAGTGCAAACGCAGTGAGAATAAGAGCTCCACAGATTGGAGGTGAAGATGTCTCCCTTCCTGTCGCTCTTAACTCTTGTGCTCTTCACATCCTGTACACTCCCCGTGTCCTCACGGTTAGAAATGactcccactgtgtgtgtgtgtgtgtgtgtgtgtgtgtgtgtgtgtgtgtgtgtgtgtgtgtgtgtgtgtgtgtgtgtgtgtgtgtgtgtgtgcactagcGAGGACTCAGTTATTACATTTCCTTTCCCTAAAACTAGCATCAAACATTGAACCAGATGTCTGTTTTGCTCGCTGGTCTTGCAGGGAGCTTTGCAGTGTGGGGGGGGCTCTTCTCCACAATCGACTGTGGTTTAGTTCGtctgagaggaaaagaggatcCCTGGAACTCAATCACAAGCGGTGCACTGACGGGGGCCATCCTGGCAGCACGCAGTAAGGGAGAAGCGTGCAGCACGACGGACCGACCGCGTGACACGAGCGAGTGGGACTGAAtgagttctgtgtgtttctccagGCGGGCCGCTGACAATGATGGGCTCCGCAATGATGGGGGGTATCCTGCTCGCACTCATCGAGGGCTTCGGGATCCTCCTCACCAGATACACCGCGCAGCAGTTTCAGAACCGTGAGTTGAGCTGATGGAGTTCTGCACATTATAGTGTAACAAACCTCATTTCAGGCTTTGCAACAGCTCCTCCCTGCAGACCTCTGCCGCCGCCGCGAGGCGCCCAGAACATCTGTTACTGTCGCTTTAAATGAACAAGAGGAAAGTCAGTCCCTTTGAGGTCTCACACGATGAGCAGTGCTTCCCACTTGCTCTCTGCATTATGGTTAATAACCCTCTTATGCAAAGCAATAAGCATTAGTGCGTGACCGCAGTGTGTAACTGACTGCAGAGCCGGGTGtgctgtatttatattgtaGTATTCCTGTGAATAGCTGAACAAATGGCTGCTGTGGTTTGTAATAAGTAGATTATAGGTTTGGTGTCACAGTAAACATCGTCCTGCTCGGTGCCGCTCGTCTCCTGAACACTGTGGAtgacacacacaggtgttaCTGACGAGCTCTGCTCTGCACGATAACCTGAGACTCAACCAGAGTTTCTCTGgattaagaaaagaaagtgtgaTTTTTTTGACGCACGCATGAAACACGGAACACGAGACGAAGCAATAAacataattcttcttcttcttcttcttcttcttcttcttcaatatAAATAATCCACGTGCAGGAAACCTTTAGGATCCTCAACTCTCTTTTGTTCTGTCTGGaacataaatgttaaataagTTTAGTTGTTTGTGTTCCAAATaatgtgtaattattatttGCACCAGTGCTTTTGTGTGACATGTGAGACATTCACTACATGCAGGTCtcagtgcacgtgtgtgtgtgtgtgtgtgtgtgtgtcacacacacacacacacacacacacgtgcactgaGACCTGAGAAATCCTCTTTTGTGTTGTTCAGCCGTTCCCTTCGCAGACGACCCCGGTCAGTTACCTCCGAGGGATGGAGGCCCGCAgcggggggggggcagaggggCAGTTTCAGTAGTGAGCCATCAGGACTGAGAGCAGCTGTAAACACAGTGAGTCAGCCCAGAGAGGGGGGGTGTCAGGTAGTTGTGTAGCTCAGGGGGAACTTACTGTGAGTCTTAGttatttatgaatgaatgtttgCATCTGTCTCAGCTGGGATCTGATTATACACTTCTGTTTGATGATTCAACATCTTTATATTCTTGTGTTtcatcaacaaacaaatatgttttactttcatCATTTTAAGCCTTTAAATGGCAACACAAACGTTACATTTGTATCTAATTTAATATGTGCATACGTCAATGTTTGCAAGTGGAAACCAGCTAAATGACATGTGTTATCGTGTGAAGCGTTAAAGGAGCAGTTTGTAAAACAACACTTTTATCTTTCAGCGTCCAAAGATCTTATTGTTGCACGTTCAGTAAACGTGGAAGCACTTTCTGTAATGGCTGCCACGGAGAGCAGTGAGAAGTCTTACATTATATCAGCTGTGACGATCAATGCAAAGACCTGTCACTGAATATTTATTATCTTAAGTATTAGAAGGAGGAGTTCCTAGAAGCACTTTTAAACTGCGCTGCTGTACGAGTCTTGCAGTTAAACTTTGTATAGAaagatgtttattttgtgtaaatgttgatatgaaagaaaacaataaaggcATTAAATGTTCTTTAAGACTTGAGATGGTGTTATCTTTCTTAATGTGTTATTGGAGATAATAAATAGTGAGCTGTGTAAGGTGTGATCGACACgggttttaatgtttttaataaaccaTTACTGGTTTTTTCACCCTCAGTTCCCTTACATTTGATTtgctttattcattattaaataatatttgtgtttcttgatGTCTATGATTTTGTATCTATtttaatttcatatatttattttaatttatttatttatgaggtCCCATCTCAATGTATATCCGAGTTAAATAAAGGTGAATGAATGAACATCCTAAAATAATGCAGTGACGTATTTACTGTGGACCAGCGCCCCCTGTCGCCTCTCAGCTGGTACTGCACCCACCGGCTGCTTCTGTCCAAGGTCCTGAAACATTCTCCACTTTTAAAGTAGTGAAGCCTCCTGAATGTATTACTCCACAGTTAACTCcacagtttactccacagttaACTCCACAGTTTACCTcacagtttactccacagttaACTCcacagtttactccacagtttactccacagtttactccacagttaACTCcacagtttactccacagtttactccacagttaACTCCACAGTTAACTCCACAGTTAACTCCACAGTTAACTCcacagtttactccacagttaACTCcacagtttactccacagttaACTCCACAGTTAACTCCACAGTTACTCcacagtttactccacagttaACTCCACAGTTAACTCCACAGTTAACTCCACAGTTAACTCCACAGTTACTCCACAGTTAACTCcacagtttactccacagttaACTCcacagtttactccacagttaACTCcacagtttactccacagtttactccacagttaACTCcacagtttactccacagttaCCTCCACAGTTAACTCcacagtttactccacagtttactccacagttaACTCcacagtttactccacagtttactccacagttaACTCCACAGTTAACTCCACAGTTAACTCCACAGTTAACTCCACAGTTAACTCCACAGTTACTCcacagtttactccacagtttactccacagttaACTCCACAGTTACCTCcacagtttactccacagttaACTCcacagtttactccacagttaACTCcacagtttactccacagttaACTCcacagtttactccacagttaACTCCACAGTTTACCTCCACCTTCCCTTGGAAAGATTTCCTGTCATCCTTTTAAACGGCTCAGCTCGTGTAATCCTCCCGGCTAACCACCGCGGATATGGGGACGTGTTTGTTGTAATATCCCTTCACCGTTATGTGCCTGCGTGGATATAAAAGCAATTGCAGTTTTTATTAACACGTGTAAGACATTAGCAGAAAGCTTTAATTGGATTCCTCTGTAAGCAGGCTGAGCAGCAGGATGGCCTGCAGCCTCTCAGCTGCACCGGCGTGCTGCGTGTGGGACTGagatgacagacagatggtgctttttactgttttactcCTAGAAAGTTCTCTCTTTTTGGGCCCAAATTAGTATCTGTGATCCATAACGCATCGCAGATCCCCTGAGGAGTTGATGGTGGGTTTCCTGAAGTGATTTCGTGGTTACCCTGCGGACATGGACGCGGCAAAGAAAGGTAGGAACTGCTTACAAAGTCTCTGAGCCATGTTTGCACACAGGACACTCAAGGTTTGCGCGTTATACCTGCAAAgttgtgcaaaataaaaaagaagagaaagctcACTGATGTAAAGGTGTGAAGTGGAATCAGAGTGAACTGCGGGAGGCGTCGGTGGAAGAGTAATCCTTGTTCTAACATAATACAAGCAGATATTCAGTCATAATTCCACAATGAGCAGGTTTGTTTTATAGCTCTTATCTGCTCTTATTTCTGGCTCCTCCTGTGTAGTTCTTACATAGTGAGGTAATAAAGGAACCTGCAGGCTTATTCTCAACAGGTGATCCTGGGCCTCATAGTGCCG
This window of the Cottoperca gobio chromosome 7, fCotGob3.1, whole genome shotgun sequence genome carries:
- the pqbp1 gene encoding polyglutamine-binding protein 1 isoform X1, which produces MPLPAALLARLAKRGIVKPSDQEGDEEIIAEDYDDNNVDYEATRVENLPPNWYKVFDPACGLPYYWNVESDLVAWLSPNDPTTVVTKSAKKMRAEGGEERVERVERVERPFEKIDREREREKERERERDEARDRDRRKPRREDAAPYSKNKRGNVYICIVQQTLSNGGFLLHEWMLHIYLILFIGRKDDEMDPMDPSAYSDAPRGTWSTGLPKRNEAKTGADTTAAGPLFQQRPYPSPGAVLRANAANQIPKE
- the pqbp1 gene encoding polyglutamine-binding protein 1 isoform X2: MPLPAALLARLAKRGIVKPSDQEGDEEIIAEDYDDNNVDYEATRVENLPPNWYKVFDPACGLPYYWNVESDLVAWLSPNDPTTVVTKSAKKMRAEGGEERVERVERVERPFEKIDREREREKERERERDEARDRDRRKPRREDAAPYSKNKRGRKDDEMDPMDPSAYSDAPRGTWSTGLPKRNEAKTGADTTAAGPLFQQRPYPSPGAVLRANAANQIPKE
- the LOC115010843 gene encoding mitochondrial import inner membrane translocase subunit Tim17-B-like isoform X1 codes for the protein MEEYAREPCPWRVVDDCGGAFTMGVIGGGVFQAVKGFRNAPAVSSPHKDDYFYYYYFLHVLKEFISALMFQGVGHRLRGSANAVRIRAPQIGGSFAVWGGLFSTIDCGLVRLRGKEDPWNSITSGALTGAILAARSGPLTMMGSAMMGGILLALIEGFGILLTRYTAQQFQNPVPFADDPGQLPPRDGGPQRGGGRGAVSVVSHQD
- the LOC115010843 gene encoding mitochondrial import inner membrane translocase subunit Tim17-B-like isoform X2; this encodes MEEYAREPCPWRVVDDCGGAFTMGVIGGGVFQAVKGFRNAPAGVGHRLRGSANAVRIRAPQIGGSFAVWGGLFSTIDCGLVRLRGKEDPWNSITSGALTGAILAARSGPLTMMGSAMMGGILLALIEGFGILLTRYTAQQFQNPVPFADDPGQLPPRDGGPQRGGGRGAVSVVSHQD